A genomic region of Zea mays cultivar B73 chromosome 6, Zm-B73-REFERENCE-NAM-5.0, whole genome shotgun sequence contains the following coding sequences:
- the LOC100281404 gene encoding BRASSINOSTEROID INSENSITIVE 1-associated receptor kinase 1 precursor (The RefSeq protein has 2 substitutions compared to this genomic sequence) codes for MTDHFALGLGALLLLLLSSSCFSSDLDVQCLRDVKQSVTDPTGILKSSWVFDNTSVGFICKFPGVECWYPDENRVLALRLSNFGLQGPFPKGLKNCTSMTTLDLSSNSFTGAIPSDIQQQVPFLASLDLSYNGFSGGIPVLIYNITYLNTLNLQHNQLSGDIPGQFSALARLQEFNVADNQLSGTIPSSLQKFPASNFAGNDGLCGPPLGECQASAKSKSTASIIGAVVGVVVVVIIGAIVVFFCLRRVPAKKAAKDEDDNNWAKSIKGTKTIKVSMFENPVSKMKLSDLMKATDEFSKENIIGTGRTGTMYRAVLPDGSFLAVKRLQDSQHSESQFASEMKTLGQVRHRNLVPLLGFCVAKKERLLVYKHMPLGSLYDQLNKEEGSKMDWALRLRIGIGAAKGLAYLHHTCNPRVLHRNISSKCILLDEDYEPKISDFGLARLMNPIDTHLSTFVNGEFGDLGYVAPEYARTLVATPKGDVYSFGVVLLELVTGERPTHVSSAPENFRGSLVEWISHLSNNALLQDAIDKSLVAKDADGELMQFLKVACSCTLATPKERPTMFEVYQLLRAIGERYHFTADDDLVLPPLSTDSDGVTLDELIVAK; via the exons ATGACAGATCATTTCGCTCTAGGTCTAGGTGCTCTTCTTCTTTTGCTGCTAAGTAGCAGCTGTTTCAGTTCCGACCTTGATGTCCAATGCCTGAGAGACGTTAAGCAATCAGTGACCGATCCTACTGGCATACTAAAATCCTCATGGGTTTTCGATAATACCTCTGTGGGTTTCATATGCAAATTTCCTGGTGTGGAATGCTGGCACCCTGATGAGAACCGAGTTCTCGCATTGCGTCTCAGCAACTTTGGCCTTCAGGGCCCATTCCCTAAAGGTCTCAAGAACTGTACCAGTATGACTACGCTGGACCTGTCGAGTAACAGCTTCACAGGTGCCATTCCTTCAGACATCCAGCAGCAAGTGCCGTTCTTAGCATCTCTGGACCTCTCCTACAACGGTTTCTCAGGCGGAATCCCAGTGCTCATCTATAACATCACGTACCTAAACACCCTTAATCTTCAGCATAACCAGTTGAGTGGTGACATTCCAGGGCAGTTCAGCGCCCTTGCTCGGTTACAGGAGTTCAATGTTGCTGACAACCAGCTGTCAGGGACTATCCCAAGCTCTCTACAGAAATTCCCGGCATCAAACTTCGCTGGTAATGACGGACTGTGTGGGCCTCCATTAGGTGAATGCCAAGCTTCAGCGAAGAGCAAGAGCACTGCATCGATCATCGGGGCTGTTGTTGGCGTGGTAGTCGTCGTCATTATCGGTGCAATAGTTGTGTTCTTTTGTCTGCGGAGGGTACCGGCCAAGAAGGCGGCAAAGGATGAGGATGATAATAAGTGGGCGAAGAGTATCAAAGGAACAAAAACTATCAAG GTATCTATGTTTGAGAATCCAGTTTCAAAGATGAAACTGAGTGATCTCATGAAAGCCACAGACGAGTTCAGTAAAGAGAACATCATTGGTACTGGGAGGACAGGGACTATGTACAGGGCGGTGCTACCTGACGGCTCCTTCCTAGCCGTGAAAAGGCTACAGGACTCGCAACATTCCGAATCACAGTTCGCATCGGAGATGAAGACACTTGGCCAGGTGAGGCACCGGAACTTGGTTCCGCTCTTGGGATTCTGCGTCGCCAAGAAGGAGAGGTTGCTGGTGTACAAGCACATGCCCTTGGGCTCGCTCTACGACCAGCTAAACAAAGAGGAAGGTAGCAAGATGGACTGGGCGCTGAGGCTACGGATCGGCATCGGTGCAGCGAAAGGGCTTGCGTATCTCCACCATACCTGCAACCCTCGAGTTCTCCACCGCAACATCAGCTCCAAGTGCATCCTCCTGGACGAGGACTACGAACCAAAGATATCGGACTTCGGTCTCGCTAGGCTCATGAACCCAATAGACACCCATCTCAGCACCTTTGTCAACGGGGAGTTCGGAGACCTCGGCTACGTGGCGCCGGAGTACGCGCGTACTCTGGTGGCTACTCCCAAGGGCGATGTCTACAGCTTTGGCGTGGTTCTCCTTGAGCTCGTCACCGGTGAGAGGCCCACCCACGTCTCCTCAGCCCCGGAGAATTTCAGAGGAAGCCtagtggaatggatcagtcatctGTCCAACAACGCACTCCTCCAAGATGCTATCGACAAGTCGCTGGTGGCGAAGGACGCTGATGGTGAGCTGATGCAGTTCCTGAAAGTTGCGTGTTCCTGCACGCTCGCCACCCCGAAGGAGAGGCCAACCATGTTTGAGGTTTACCAGCTCCTCAGAGCCATTGGCGAAAGGTACCATTTCACTGCCGATGATGACCTGGTGCTGCCACCTCTTAGCACGGACAGTGACGGTGTGACACTGGACGAGCTCATTGTTGCCAAGTAA
- the LOC103630365 gene encoding beta-hexosaminidase 3 isoform X1 — protein sequence MAAALRPRLLVLLAVAAAATGPSCAGAGRVDLWPMPASVARGAQTLLVSKDLRLSTAGSSYPDGKGILTEAFRRMVAVVELDHAINGTYSRGAPVLAGVHVAVRSPNDELNFGVDESYRLSVPATGDPLYAQIEAQTVYGALHALETFSQLCSFDFNANLIELHSAPWTILDAPRFPYRGLLIDTSRHYLPVPVIKGVIDSMTFSKLNVLHWHIVDEQSFPLEISSYPKLWNGAYSYSERYTVDDALDIVQYAEKRGVNVLAEIDVPGHALSWGVGYPSLWPSATCKEPLDVSNEFTFQLINGILSDFSKIFKFKFVHLGGDEVNTSCWSTTPHIKSWLMQHSMNESDAYRYFVLRAQKIAISHGYDIINWEETFNNFGDKLDRKTVVHNWLGSGVAEKVVAAGLRCIVSNQDKWYLDHLDATWEGFYTNEPLTNIYNPEQQKLVLGGEVCMWGEHIDASDIQQTIWPRAAAAAERLWTPIEKLAKDTRSVTARLARFRCLLNQRGVAAAPLAGYGRSAPSEPGSCLRQ from the exons ATGGCAGCGGCGCTGAGGCCGAGGCTGCTCGTGCTGCTCGCGGTGGCGGCCGCGGCGACCGGGCCGTCGTGCGCCGGCGCCGGCCGCGTCGACCTGTGGCCAATGCCGGCGTCGGTCGCCCGCGGCGCGCAGACGCTCCTCGTCAGCAAGGACCTCAGGCTGTCCACGGCCGGGAGCAGCTACCCCGACGGCAAGGGCATCCTCACGGAGGCGTTCCGGCGGATGGTGGCCGTCGTGGAGCTGGACCACGCCATCAACGGGACCTACTCCCGGGGCGCGCCCGTGCTCGCCGGCGTCCACGTCGCCGTCCGCTCGCCCAACGACGAG CTCAACTTCGGGGTGGATGAATCGTACAGGTTGTCTGTGCCTGCCACTGGGGATCCGCTGTATGCCCAGATCGAG GCTCAAACAGTTTACGGAGCGCTTCATGCCTTGGAG ACATTTAGTCAACTGTGCAGCTTTGACTTCAATGCAAACCTGATCGAACTTCATTCAGCTCCATGGACTATCCTGGACGCTCCCAGATTCCCTTACCGAGGGCTCCTCATCG ATACTTCAAGGCACTATCTTCCTGTCCCAGTGATAAAAGGTGTGATCGACTCAATGACCTTCAGCAAGCTG AACGTTCTTCATTGGCATATCGTGGACGAGCAATCGTTTCCGCTCGAAATATCTTCCTACCCAAAGTTGTGGAACGGCGCTTACTCTTATTCAGAGAGATATACAGTTGATGATGCACTCGACATCGTACA GTATGCTGAAAAAAGAGGCGTGAATGTCTTGGCTGAGATTGATGTACCTGGCCATGCTCTTTCATG GGGTGTCGGATATCCATCATTGTGGCCATCAGCTACATGCAAAGAACCGCTTGATGTCAGCAATGAATTTACATTTCAACTGATCAATGGAATTCTTTCAG ATTTCAGCAAGATTTTTAAGTTCAAGTTTGTCCATTTGGGCGGAGATGAAGTAAACACAA GTTGCTGGAGTACCACACCACACATTAAGTCGTG GTTGATGCAACATAGCATGAATGAATCTGATGCCTACAGATATTTTGTACTGAGAGCTCAAAAGATAGCGATATCACATGGTTATGACATCATTAACTG GGAAGAGACATTTAACAACTTTGGAGACAAGCTGGATCGCAAAACAGTGGTGCATAACTG GCTTGGAAGTGGAGTTGCAGAGAAAGTGGTTGCTGCTGGTTTGAGATGCATCGTAAGCAACCAGGATAAGTGGTACCTAGATCACTTGGATGCTACATGGGAAGGATTTTACACGAATGAACCACTGACAAATATCTACAACCCGGAGcagcagaaattggtacttggtgGTGAGGTATGCATGTGGGGCGAACACATTGATGCATCAGACATTCAGCAGACAATTTGGCCACGTGCTGCAGCAGCTGCAG AGCGGCTATGGACACCAATTGAGAAGCTGGCGAAGGACACAAGATCGGTCACTGCAAGATTGGCACGCTTCAGGTGCTTGCTGAATCAAAGAGGGGTTGCTGCTGCACCACTAGCTGGTTATGGCCGCTCGGCACCATCAGAACCAGGTTCCTGCTTAAGGCAGTAG
- the LOC103630365 gene encoding beta-hexosaminidase 3 isoform X2 codes for MAAALRPRLLVLLAVAAAATGPSCAGAGRVDLWPMPASVARGAQTLLVSKDLRLSTAGSSYPDGKGILTEAFRRMVAVVELDHAINGTYSRGAPVLAGVHVAVRSPNDELNFGVDESYRLSVPATGDPLYAQIEAQTVYGALHALETFSQLCSFDFNANLIELHSAPWTILDAPRFPYRGLLIDTSRHYLPVPVIKGVIDSMTFSKLNVLHWHIVDEQSFPLEISSYPKLWNGAYSYSERYTVDDALDIVQYAEKRGVNVLAEIDVPGHALSWGVGYPSLWPSATCKEPLDVSNEFTFQLINGILSDFSKIFKFKFVHLGGDEVNTSCWSTTPHIKSWLMQHSMNESDAYRYFVLRAQKIAISHGYDIINWEETFNNFGDKLDRKTVVHNWLGSGVAEKVVAAGLRCIVSNQDKWYLDHLDATWEGFYTNEPLTNIYNPEQQKLVLGGEVCMWGEHIDASDIQQTIWPRAAAAAASMNVYADYEKTRHACTV; via the exons ATGGCAGCGGCGCTGAGGCCGAGGCTGCTCGTGCTGCTCGCGGTGGCGGCCGCGGCGACCGGGCCGTCGTGCGCCGGCGCCGGCCGCGTCGACCTGTGGCCAATGCCGGCGTCGGTCGCCCGCGGCGCGCAGACGCTCCTCGTCAGCAAGGACCTCAGGCTGTCCACGGCCGGGAGCAGCTACCCCGACGGCAAGGGCATCCTCACGGAGGCGTTCCGGCGGATGGTGGCCGTCGTGGAGCTGGACCACGCCATCAACGGGACCTACTCCCGGGGCGCGCCCGTGCTCGCCGGCGTCCACGTCGCCGTCCGCTCGCCCAACGACGAG CTCAACTTCGGGGTGGATGAATCGTACAGGTTGTCTGTGCCTGCCACTGGGGATCCGCTGTATGCCCAGATCGAG GCTCAAACAGTTTACGGAGCGCTTCATGCCTTGGAG ACATTTAGTCAACTGTGCAGCTTTGACTTCAATGCAAACCTGATCGAACTTCATTCAGCTCCATGGACTATCCTGGACGCTCCCAGATTCCCTTACCGAGGGCTCCTCATCG ATACTTCAAGGCACTATCTTCCTGTCCCAGTGATAAAAGGTGTGATCGACTCAATGACCTTCAGCAAGCTG AACGTTCTTCATTGGCATATCGTGGACGAGCAATCGTTTCCGCTCGAAATATCTTCCTACCCAAAGTTGTGGAACGGCGCTTACTCTTATTCAGAGAGATATACAGTTGATGATGCACTCGACATCGTACA GTATGCTGAAAAAAGAGGCGTGAATGTCTTGGCTGAGATTGATGTACCTGGCCATGCTCTTTCATG GGGTGTCGGATATCCATCATTGTGGCCATCAGCTACATGCAAAGAACCGCTTGATGTCAGCAATGAATTTACATTTCAACTGATCAATGGAATTCTTTCAG ATTTCAGCAAGATTTTTAAGTTCAAGTTTGTCCATTTGGGCGGAGATGAAGTAAACACAA GTTGCTGGAGTACCACACCACACATTAAGTCGTG GTTGATGCAACATAGCATGAATGAATCTGATGCCTACAGATATTTTGTACTGAGAGCTCAAAAGATAGCGATATCACATGGTTATGACATCATTAACTG GGAAGAGACATTTAACAACTTTGGAGACAAGCTGGATCGCAAAACAGTGGTGCATAACTG GCTTGGAAGTGGAGTTGCAGAGAAAGTGGTTGCTGCTGGTTTGAGATGCATCGTAAGCAACCAGGATAAGTGGTACCTAGATCACTTGGATGCTACATGGGAAGGATTTTACACGAATGAACCACTGACAAATATCTACAACCCGGAGcagcagaaattggtacttggtgGTGAGGTATGCATGTGGGGCGAACACATTGATGCATCAGACATTCAGCAGACAATTTGGCCACGTGCTGCAGCAGCTGCAG CGAGCATGAATGTATATGCAGACTACGAAAAGACTAGACATGCCTGCACAGTATGA